AACCAAAAGCAAGCTTGCGCTTGTGACAGAAGGTCAGAAGTCTTCTAATGTCATTACTTCTCTTCACTTTCTCTGCATTTCTCGATGGCTTGCAGCACTGCTTGCCTCACCACCTGAGCATCCATGCTCTCAGTTTGATGCTGCAAAAATTTTCAAGATTGAATATTTACAGACATACAAGAGAATTACGTTTCCATGCATCTTTATGCTTCAGATAAGCAACCATTGAAACTCAATTGCGCATGCTTGTATATTTCTAGGCTTATGCCTATGATATAAATGCATGGAAGCATAtgcatacatacgtacatatatgtatgtatgtatgtatatgactGTGTAAGCATGCAACACTGGTTGCATTCATGCTCCATCATGCTTTTGTGCATTGGATTCATGATGATGATTAATACGATGTTTATGTGAAGATTATTTCATAATATGTGTGTCCATGATGCATGCATGGGGGAAGGCGAACACCCCTGACCACCTACCGGTCAAACAGATTAAGCTCTAGATCTAGACAGGACGAACTCTGACTATgtgtaagaaaaaaaaacctagaGCACTGTTCCCAGGGACGTGGCTGCTAATTAACCGACCCAACCTAATATTGCATACTGACAATATATCTAGAGAGACAGTAGCATAAGAGAAGAGAGTACTATATATATTTCTCCATGCATCTAACTAATTTCATGTAGACCTTAAGGAAATCTACCTTGTGTTGTCTTACCTTTATAAAGTGTTTAGAGACAAAAAAGTTAATCAATAATGGATGTTGATGAGAAACTAAGTAATGAAAGGATCAAATGTATTCTTTGACACATGGATGCATGCCTAAAGTACACATAAACCATCATCAAAGGCAGTAAGACTAAACATACATGAAGCACATGCACATAATGCATGGGACATTTAAGGATATCTATTTAAGCATATTATAGgcttattgttttttttaaaaaaagtattaGCCAAATATGCGATGCAAGAAAACCCACTAGTCCATGATCTTAATTTACATGCTGTGGAAAACAAGATACGTGTTACATATATCTATGTTTTTCTTGAAGAGActtagttaattttttttttcttacttctCCTCCAACTGCTTCCAGGCGAAATGTATTGGTGCAAGAAACATCAGCATCGAGCACATCAAGGCCCAGATCCTCAAAGGCCTCCAGAATAGAGACAAGCAAACCCGGGGAGCTCCTCTCTAAGAATACATTGATAAGGAAACCCTTTTCCATTGTTTCAACTGTAACCTGGTATAAGATGTAGATGGAGGCCAAAGCATGCGAAGAATTAACGAATTTAAGTCCATAAAGCAAACCGATCATATATAAGATAAAGAATTATTGGCTATGACATCGAAATGTACCGCAGGCAAGGAGTTAGCTTGTGCCAAATCCCGTGCAACTGCACCAACCTtttccttcaactcttgaatatatTTTGATGCATCTGCTATGATAGAAGTTCTGCTAAGCTGTAAGATCaaatgagaaaagaagaaagaactgggattattaagacataatttTACAATAACATTAGGCATGAATTTTGTTGATAAATTGATGAAGTCCTTGCCAGTGTGGCAATTCCCGAAGTTTAACTGTGCGATTGACTATTACGCAGTAATTAACATCTCCTGGACGACAAAGAGAAGCAACTATATACAACTGTGGAAGGACTATCATATTACAGTTTAAAAGAGAATGGTCGTTTCCAAAGACTGGTTTTGAATAGTGAAGTTTCTAAATATTTCATGTTTTCTAATTTAAGAGCTAATCATTATTTGCATAAATTGATAGATAAATAATCAGATGCTTAAGGACAGGGACCAGGGTGGGAAAAGGAATAGCATCAGGATGAGTTTGTTGGCAAAAAAGATTTCTAGAAGTGTATGGACTTTTAGTATATATAGAAGACGGTGTACAAAAAAATGATAGAAATATGCAATTAAGGAATCAAATATAGATAATCGAGTATTAGAAAGGAAATCTTTTTTTGGTGAAAGTATTAGAAAGGAAATCATGCATCTTCATGTGGAAACACAGCACAcccgattctttttttttttgggaggctGGGGGGAGGTAAACAGCATGCTAGAAGACGATgatgaagaaggaggaggaggaggaggaggtttcAATTATTCCCAAGTAAAACTACAAAACCAAATATAGCTATTAgaataaaagaagaaagagaacaaCTCCAGCAAAGGGCAAAGAGCTTCAGAAATTTAAGTAAATTACCGCATGGGAATTAGTAACAGAACGAAGGAGCTGCAGCTTCCCATGCAGAGCAGCTTTCTTCTGCTCCCTTGagaccatctctctctctctctctccttctctactgtttAGACGGAGGTCTCACATCTATATAACTCGCTGCCACCCAGAGTGTGGCTTTTCTTGGTGATGATTTAGTGCATGAAATTACCGAACTACCCTTGGTGCAGTACAGCAAACTTATGGAAATGGCCTAGAGCTGTTTTATGTCCTAAATAAAAGCTAAGATATCtataatccaaaaatatattttttatttacaattttttttgtcaaaaattgTGCAGAAGTATGCTGCCATTAATTACAAGAACACGTAATGCATGTGCATGAAACATGGATGACTAAAAATCACGTGAGAAGAAGCATTAGCTATGGCAttgttttatttatataatttgtcTCTCTTTTTGAGAGAGGTTGAGAAGATCCAATTGAATCCATTGAGCTATTGTGAAGGGTGATATAGATAAATTTTCACTTCCAATCGATGCATTCTTCTTATTTATTGAATTGATGATTGTACCGAGCTAGCCGCACATTAATATTTAATGGTAATGCTTGGGAAAAtggattatgattttttttttgaaaaaatgattAGATTAGTGTTGCTTCGGATGCTAGGTGCAAGGCACTGTGAGAGATGAATGGACAAGTCTTTTTCTATATATTTATGAGTTAGAAGTAATCAACACGGCTGTCTTTCTATCATCTTCCTTATTTTATCCTAGTGTAATGGGGAAAAATGGATACACTCCAAATATAAGCTTTTTAGGCGATAGTTGGTGCAGCTTAGCTCGATGGAACTATAGGATGGCATAAGCTAATTCGTTATTATTTTATGGCATCAGATATTCTCCTGCTCTAGAGAAACAACAAAGGAGCACACGGAAAAAGCGAGCCACCACCTTAAGGTTTCGTATTCCCATTTGAGTGCTAAATTCTTGGATTGTTTGCATCATCAACAGACGGTCCAATCAATGGCAGCTTGTTACTACTAATCATATATAAAATTCGAACGCTCCAAAGAGTTAATAAATACCATCACCAGGAACAAAATAGCTTGCATTAGTCATAACAGCCCATGCACAATTTCACTAGTTTATCACATCTTTGTTGGTTTCATTAACAAATGAACCAAATATATTTGTTAAGTGAAATGTCTCATTATCTTAAAAGATGTGTTGATGTTTGATTGGAGATCAAACTATTGTTGAAAGACTAAATTAAGTTCGAGTTTTCTATcgcaattttctgttttttataataatatagtGGGAATTCCTCTTAAACGCAGAATTTTGTCTCGGTTCACAACTTGAGGAGGAGAATGCAACTCACAATTAGGTTTATGATTGAGATGAGAGATTATAGGAGATCATTTGGGAGCAATTTCGACAGAGAAGTAGTGGATAACCAACAACCACTGTAGTTAAAAGATCAATATAAGAAcaataatttgatcttatcaCGGTTGGATGCATGCTAAAATCCTGCCATCTCTCTTTAAATCTATCTGTCTCTTTGTCCATTGTAAAGATCACCTAGTAAATAATTAATCACAGAATcccatttcaattcaataaaagCCGGGTGGTTCCTGCCTcccttatcatcaaaaaaaaaatgttgctaTTATTTCTAAATGATGGAGGCTGTTACCAaaacttaaagaaaaaaaaaacgacaATTGGattagcgagagagagagagagagagagagagggtagaAATAGCAATATTAAGAGATTTTATTTGCTAATAAGgatgcttttttcttttctttttgaaaggTAAGGTGGCAATTCATCTGGTTTTTCTGTTCATGAAAAAATGTGAAGGGGATCGATGTACCCCGGTCAAGCAAGTGAGCAGGAGAGCGAATTAAAAGCAACAAGATATCAATTCGAAATGCCGTTGGACTCAAGGGATGGTGGGGTAACGCGGAGAGGGACGTAGGTTTATGGAGGAATCTACGCTGCAGCTCGTGAAAGGGGCACCTTCGAAAGCGTCAAAATAGAGGTTGTTTGGGCATCGCAATGGGTTCGTGTGGTTAACGCAAACGCGTGATTTGAGGATCCTCTTTATAGATGCAAATCGTGAATGCCTCCAAATTTCCCTCACGGGCATCCTCACAAATTCGTCAGCTTAGAATGATGACTCGGGCTTGGTGGAGAATCAAATTAAGAGAAGACAGGAAAAGAACAGCTAAATAAATATGCAACGAAATTACAAAAACCAGAAGGAATcattagaaaagaaataaaaatgcaCACTTAAAAAAGTTTGGCATGTCATACACTATTCGTTCTCTACACAATATTATCATATGTAATTGACTTCAAGGTCATTATCGTAGGCTTAACTCTTAGGTGCAGTGGAAGAAGTGCGCATCGATCCATACAAAGCGGTAGGACCGTTGCCTGAGATAAGAGGGCTTTGGGTGGTTTGGGATGGCTGTCGAGCTGAATTATTATCTAACCGAGCTATGAGACTTTATTTGGTGCATCGTATGATGTGTGATCATGAAAGTTGGCTGCTTTTGGTTTGCTCAGCCTGACTTTTAGATCAATCGGAGTTGACATAGCCCGATTATATCAAGAAGTCGAAGAGTGTATCCCGATTGCCAGATTGGTTGTGAGCTAGACGAATCCAATTGTACCCCATCATCCGGTTTATTTTATGCCATATCAACATCCATCATTATATCCAATCACTTATAACCATGAACATTGcttaacacacacacacacacacacacacacacacac
The Phoenix dactylifera cultivar Barhee BC4 chromosome 3, palm_55x_up_171113_PBpolish2nd_filt_p, whole genome shotgun sequence DNA segment above includes these coding regions:
- the LOC103714401 gene encoding uncharacterized protein LOC103714401; its protein translation is MVSREQKKAALHGKLQLLRSVTNSHALSRTSIIADASKYIQELKEKVGAVARDLAQANSLPAVTVETMEKGFLINVFLERSSPGLLVSILEAFEDLGLDVLDADVSCTNTFRLEAVGGEHQTESMDAQVVRQAVLQAIEKCRESEEK